A genomic stretch from Pectinophora gossypiella chromosome 13, ilPecGoss1.1, whole genome shotgun sequence includes:
- the LOC126371919 gene encoding arginine kinase: MLPEDRASSRRVLDVPEALDTLERCYRLLASARPTRTPLSASSNRSTPPLVLGRFLKRPIFDIIKYRITRLDHDLFDVIWPAVKKLPDNRNIVQTVEEDFPGGITAPDYYVYDVFHEFLTPLLKDLHNINIHSDLPLHPPTDFDKHKPLTKSAEPIVELNVDPSDEFVLSGVIECSRNLDGFELPLNLKIGQLETIERIVTTILMQEDFSKYSEQNNPESDQKGGNYYTLNEVLEKPSEICAALASSGLLIALCDRDEIDDCTRLHGTHWPYGRGVFVNDDKTVAVWINVHDHVRVLVSTPADAPGELGLPFSKITHIMTYLHERLDFVWDYKLGHLSSRPTYLGAGIRFSLIANFPGLSKDIENMKHLCAVRGLQYRETLDPDIARISNYQCLSVTEISCFNDFVTAASNLLHLEKDLSMQNSAHIATMLTNIFKRKRSSLSDLDNPEQH, encoded by the exons ATGT TGCCAGAAGATCGTGCATCATCTCGACGTGTTTTGGATGTTCCTGAAGCTCTGGATACTTTAGAACGTTGCTATCGTCTTCTAGCATCTGCCAGACCAACCCGCACTCCACTTTCAGCATCTTCTAACAGATCAACGCCACCACTTGTGTTAGGCAGATTTCTCAAAAGACCCATTTTCGACATAATTAAGTACAGGATTACAAGACTTGATCACGACCTCTTTGATGTTATTTGGCCAGCAGTCAAAAAACTACCAGACAATAGAAATATAGTTCAAACTGTCGAGGAAGATTTTCCTGGTGGAATAACGGCACCTGACTACTACGTTTATGACGTTTTTCACGAATTTTTGACACCACTATTAAAAGACCTTCACAATATCAACATTCATTCCGATTTGCCTTTGCACCCGCCGACCGATTTCGATAAGCATAAACCTCTCACGAAATCTGCAGAGCCCATAGTAGAATTAAATGTTGATCCAAGTGATGAATTTGTATTATCAGGAGTAATAGAATGTTCACGCAATTTGGATGGTTTTGAGTTACCTTTAAACCTGAAAATAGGACAGTTAGAGACCATCGAAAGAATCGTTACGACAATATTGATGCAAGAAGACTTCTCAAAATACAGCGAGCAGAACAATCCTGAATCCGATCAAAAGGGAGGAAATTATTACACACTGAATGAAGTCTTAGAGAAGCCATCAGAAATATGTGCGGCATTAGCTTCGTCCGGTCTTTTAATAGCCCTTTGTGATAGAGACGAAATCGATGACTGCACTCGTCTCCACGGTACACACTGGCCATATGGTCGAGGTGTGTTTGTTAACGACGACAAAACGGTAGCTGTTTGGATAAACGTACATGATCACGTACGTGTGTTAGTGTCCACACCGGCCGATGCTCCGGGAGAACTTGGTTTACcttttagtaaaataacacaTATCATGACTTACCTACACGAGCGACTAGATTTTGTCTGGGATTATAAGCTTGGTCATCTATCTAGTAGACCAACATATCTAGGAGCTGGAATTCGCTTCAGCTTAATTGCAAATTTTCCAGGATTGTCAAAAGATATAGAAAATATGAAACATTTATGCGCTGTAAGAGGTCTGCAATATCGGGAAACTTTAGACCCAGACATAGCTCGTATCAGTAACTACCAATGTTTAAGTGTCACAGAAATAAGCTGCTTCAACGACTTCGTAACGGCAGCTTCCAATTTGTTACACTTAGAAAAAGATTTGTCGATGCAGAACTCGGCTCATATCGCTACGATGCTTACAAACATTTTCAAGAGGAAGAGAAGCAGTTTATCTGATTTAGATAATCCTGAGCAGCACTAA